The segment GTCATGTGGCGCAATGACGATTTCATCGACCAATACGTCGATCAGTCGGTAACCCGCATCAGTCAGTGGGCTATGTTCTGTCAGGGTCACTGCCCTTGCCAGCAGCTCGTGCAGTAATGGGCTGACACGGATCAATGTCGCAGTCGTGGGCAAGCGGGCCAGCCAGTTGGGGGCGTACAGATAGATGACCTGGGAGCATATTTGACCAGCTGCATGGCCACTATGGATTACATCGGGTGGTATCCAGATGGCAGTACCGGCCTGCAGGAGCCAACGGCGGTCATGACTTTCACCGTGCAGAACGCCAGACAGGATATGGACAAGTTGTCCATAGGAATGGATATGAGGTTCGCTATCGTGCCCGTCATCAATGCGATGCAGGGCACGAACAGATGAGCACAGCGCGGGAGGGGATGTAACCGGCGCTGCCATGGCGATCAGTTCAGCTTGGCTGCGTGTTCGCGGGTTGCATGGAACCGTACTTTGGGCCAACGTTCTTCCGTCAGCGCCAGATTGACGCGGTTGGGTGCCAGATAGGTCAGGTTGTCAGCTGCATCGCGTGCCAGATTCATGCCGAGGTTTTTCTCGAAATCTGCCAGCATCCGGTTGTCTTCACAGCTTACCCAGCGTGCGGTATAGATCGAGCATGATTCAAAAATGGCATCGACGCCATATTCATTCTCCAGGCGGCTCTTCACCACTTCGAACTGCAACACGCCTACCGCACCCAGGATGATGTCAGCACCAGACAAGGGCTTGAAGACCTGTACCGCACCTTCTTCACCTAATTGTTGTAAGCCTTTTTGCAGTTGTTTCAGCTTCAACGGATTGCGGATACGCACACTACGGAACAGCTCGGGGGCAAAGAACGGAATGCCGGTGAACGATAGTTGCTCGCCTTCAGAGAATGAATCGCCGATCTGGATATTGCCGTGGTTGGGTACGCCGATGATGTCCCCGGCGTAGGCCTCTTCCACCTGTTCGCGACTGGATGCCATGAAAGTCACGACCGAGTTGGCGGCCACATCGCGTTCCAAGCGCAGGTGCTTCATCTTCATGCCGCGTTCGAACTTGCCGGAACACACGCGCAGGAAGGCAATACGGTCACGGTGTTTCGGGTCCATATTGGCCTGGATCTTGAACACAAAGCCGGAGAATTTCTGCTCATCCGGGTTGACCATGCGTACGGTGGCATCACGGCCGCAAGGTGCGGGCGCCCAATCGATCAGCGCATTCAGGATTTCGCGTACACCGAAGTTGTTGATGGCGGAACCGAAGAATACTGGCGTCTGTTTGCCCGCCAGGAACGCTTCCAGATCGAACGGATGGGAGGCACCCCGTACTAGTTCCAGCTCATTACGGGTATGTTCGATTTCCAGCGGGAACAGTTCATCCAGACGAGGGTTGTCGATACCCTTGATGATTTCGGCCACACCTTGACCCGCTTTGTCTTCACCAGGGGTGAACAACATCACTTCGTCGTTCAGCAGGTGATACACCCCGCGGAAGACCTTACCCATGCCAATTGGCCAAGTGATCGGCGCGCACTGGATCTTCAATACGCTTTCCACTTCATCCAGCAGCTCCAGGTTGTCACGCACTTCGCGGTCATACTTGTTCATGAAGGTGACAATCGGTGTGCTGCGCAGACGGCACACATTCAGCAGCTTGATGGTTTGTTCTTCCACGCCCTTTGCAGCGTCGATCACCATCAGTGCGGAATCGACTGCAGTCAGTACGCGGTAGGTATCTTCCGAGAAGTCCTGGTGACCTGGGGTATCCAGCAAATTGATCACATGCTCGCGATAGTCGAACTGCATCACACTGGATGCAACCGAGATACCACGTTGTTTTTCGATCTCCATCCAGTCGGAAGTCGCGAATTTGCCAGTTTTCTTACCCTTTACGGTACCGGCAAGCTGAATGGCGCCCGAAAACAGCAACAGTTTTTCGGTCAGCGTGGTTTTACCCGCATCGGGGTGGGAGATGATGGCGAAGGTGCGACGACGCGCCACTTCGTTGGCAATATGTTCGGACATGGAAAACAGCCGGAGGGAGAAAAGGGCGGCATTATAACGCTTATTCAGCGACTTATTCCATGTTGCCGCTGATCATGATTGTCCAGGCCGGTATGCAGCCCCTGCCTGGGCCAGGGGCTTGCGGTACCGATAATCGGATGGATTGATTTGAAAGGATTTTTTTGATCACTCCAATCTTTCAGGCAAATGTGATCACCACACGTCGATTTTGCTTGCCTTTGCTTTCAATTTTTTGTACCAGCATGGGGCCGATCTCTTGTGTGTTGCGCACGTGTGTCCCGCCGCAGGGTTGCAGATCGATTTGCTGCATATCGCCGATTTTCAGCAAGCGGACACGGCCAACGCCGCGCGGTGGGGAAACCGACATGGTTTTGATCAGTTCCGGTTGGGCATCCAGTTCTTCGTCGGTGATCCAGTGTGTGCTGACAGGGTGGGCGGCTTCAATCAGTGCGTTCAAGAAGGCGGCGGCGGTGGTCTTGTCGGGTTGCTCGCCTTGTAGATCGAAATCCAGTCGGCCCTTGTCTTCAGCAATCTGTCCACCCGTGACAGGGTAGGGCAATGCAACAGACAACAGGTGTAGTGCGGTGTGGATGCGCATCAGGCGATAGCGTCGGTCCCAATCGATGGTGGCGGTGACTCGATCCCCGACTCGCAGGCTGGGGCTCTCCGGTGCTGGTATGTGAACGATACTGTCGAGACCTTCGCCCTTGCGGGTATCGGTAATGCGAACGATCCGTCCATCGGCATGTTGCAATTGCCCGGTGTCGCCTGGTTGGCCGCCCCCTAGTGGGTAGAACACAGTATGGGAAAGCTGGATGCCACGCTCGTCGATGGCGATCACCTCGGCATCACAGGAAGTCAGATAAGCATCGTCGCGAAACAGGCATTGGGTCATGGCAGGGGCTCCGTTGATCAGTTGTCACTGATCGTAGCCTGCCCCCAAGCCCGCGTGTAGTTACAGTTGGCGGGAAACTGCGTGTGATGGTGTACTGGTTGGATCTGTCAGCCGGGGCTGGCGAAACGGTTCAAGTCCCCTCGTACCCGTGCCTTGTTGATGGCGACATTGATACGTGCCAGCAATGCCTGCTTGTTGGCGTGTTTGGCGTAGGCAAAATGAACGGGATCTTTGATCAGCGGTTTGTCGAGCACGGTAACCTGGCCTGGTCGATCCGACAATTTATCCAGCATGTGCTGGACTTGTTCGCGGGTCTTGTTGTGGGTGCTGAGCAGCACTACATCGACACGGCGCGCCATGAGTTTTCGCAAGCGAATGCTGGTGAAATCGATGTCTTCCTCAACGTGGAACAGTCGGCCACGGTGTTGTTCGAATGCATCTCCATACACATTGCCCCGAAACACACTGACCACCTTGCCGCTTAAATCCTCAATCCCTTGGCAGGTAAAGCCCTCACCAGCTCGGGTAACCATCCAGATGTCGTTGGTACGCACCGGGACTGAAAAATCGAACAATGCCCTGCGTCCGGCCGTAGCGGACATTCCCCAGATCAATCCCTTGCCCTGCTCAGCCAGTGCCTGTGCCCGTTTCCAAGGGTAGGGCTGGATATCGAAGCGCAGGCCCAGTTCTTTTTCCAGGTAGTGAAACAGGGCTTGTTGAAAACGCGGCGGCGGGCCTTCGGCGCCCTCCTTGTTGAATGTCTGCTTCAGCAACAGCACCTCTGTTTCTGGTGCTGCAGCCAGCCACGACGGTAAGCAGCCCGGTAGCAAAGCCAGGCTCAATATGGCCTTGCGGCGTATCATTTTGACCTCAATTGTCTTGCCCTAATCCAATGACCTATATTAACCGATATGCCATTGGATTAATGTGGTTTGCTGAAAATTCTCAGGGAATATTTATTTGAACTGCTCATGATTTGAATACTCACTACGGATATATATGGATTTACGTTATTCTGGGGAGGTGTGTTAGGTGGAAAGCTGGTCACATAGGCGTTTAGCATAGGCGGCCCACATTGGGCTGCACGAAAAGCAGAT is part of the Chitinivorax sp. B genome and harbors:
- a CDS encoding helix-turn-helix transcriptional regulator, translated to MAAPVTSPPALCSSVRALHRIDDGHDSEPHIHSYGQLVHILSGVLHGESHDRRWLLQAGTAIWIPPDVIHSGHAAGQICSQVIYLYAPNWLARLPTTATLIRVSPLLHELLARAVTLTEHSPLTDAGYRLIDVLVDEIVIAPHDTMVLDMPRDARLKRICNTLVTNPADVRTLHDWANQVGATERTLRRYFLRETGLSWLQWRQRLQLRLALIWLAEGLPIHQIAERLGYDSNQGFSHWFKRHTSLTPIQYRQCNLSDLI
- a CDS encoding peptide chain release factor 3 codes for the protein MSEHIANEVARRRTFAIISHPDAGKTTLTEKLLLFSGAIQLAGTVKGKKTGKFATSDWMEIEKQRGISVASSVMQFDYREHVINLLDTPGHQDFSEDTYRVLTAVDSALMVIDAAKGVEEQTIKLLNVCRLRSTPIVTFMNKYDREVRDNLELLDEVESVLKIQCAPITWPIGMGKVFRGVYHLLNDEVMLFTPGEDKAGQGVAEIIKGIDNPRLDELFPLEIEHTRNELELVRGASHPFDLEAFLAGKQTPVFFGSAINNFGVREILNALIDWAPAPCGRDATVRMVNPDEQKFSGFVFKIQANMDPKHRDRIAFLRVCSGKFERGMKMKHLRLERDVAANSVVTFMASSREQVEEAYAGDIIGVPNHGNIQIGDSFSEGEQLSFTGIPFFAPELFRSVRIRNPLKLKQLQKGLQQLGEEGAVQVFKPLSGADIILGAVGVLQFEVVKSRLENEYGVDAIFESCSIYTARWVSCEDNRMLADFEKNLGMNLARDAADNLTYLAPNRVNLALTEERWPKVRFHATREHAAKLN
- a CDS encoding alanyl-tRNA editing protein, which codes for MTQCLFRDDAYLTSCDAEVIAIDERGIQLSHTVFYPLGGGQPGDTGQLQHADGRIVRITDTRKGEGLDSIVHIPAPESPSLRVGDRVTATIDWDRRYRLMRIHTALHLLSVALPYPVTGGQIAEDKGRLDFDLQGEQPDKTTAAAFLNALIEAAHPVSTHWITDEELDAQPELIKTMSVSPPRGVGRVRLLKIGDMQQIDLQPCGGTHVRNTQEIGPMLVQKIESKGKQNRRVVITFA
- a CDS encoding transporter substrate-binding domain-containing protein; this encodes MIRRKAILSLALLPGCLPSWLAAAPETEVLLLKQTFNKEGAEGPPPRFQQALFHYLEKELGLRFDIQPYPWKRAQALAEQGKGLIWGMSATAGRRALFDFSVPVRTNDIWMVTRAGEGFTCQGIEDLSGKVVSVFRGNVYGDAFEQHRGRLFHVEEDIDFTSIRLRKLMARRVDVVLLSTHNKTREQVQHMLDKLSDRPGQVTVLDKPLIKDPVHFAYAKHANKQALLARINVAINKARVRGDLNRFASPG